A window of the Pongo abelii isolate AG06213 chromosome 10, NHGRI_mPonAbe1-v2.0_pri, whole genome shotgun sequence genome harbors these coding sequences:
- the STAC3 gene encoding SH3 and cysteine-rich domain-containing protein 3 isoform X2 → MTEKEVLESPKPSFPAETRQSGLQRLKQLLRKGSTGTKEMELPPEPQANGEAVGAGGGPIYYIYEEEEEEEEEEEEPPPEPPKLVNDKPHKFKDHFFKKPKFCDVCARMIVLNNKFGLRCKNCKTNIHEHCQSYVEMQRCFGKIPPGFHRAYSSPLYSNQQYACVKDLSATNRNDPVFETLRTGVIMANKERKKGQADKKNETLKGIRRLRRRHLMTRPGEKITVLDDSNEEWWRGKIGEKVGFFPPNFIIRVRAGERVHRVTRSFVGNREIGQITLKKDQIVVQKGDEAGGYVKVYTGRKVGLFPTDFLEEI, encoded by the exons ATGACAGAAAAGGAGGTGCTGGAGTCCCCTAAGCCCTCCTTCCCAGCAGAGACTCGGCAAAGTGGG CTACAGCGGCTAAAGCAGTTACTCAGGAAGGGTTCTACAGGGACAAAGGAGATGGAACTTCCCCCAGAGCCCCAGGCCAATGGGGAGGCAGTGGGAGCTGGGGGTGGGCCCATCTACTACATctatgaggaagaggaagaggaagaagaggaggaggaggagccaccCCCAGAACCTCCTAAGCTGGTCAACGATAAGCCCCACAAATTCAAAGATCACTTCTTCAAGAAGCCAAAGTTCTGTGATGTCTGTGCCCGGATGATTGTTC TCAACAACAAGTTTGGGCTTCGCTGTAAGAACTGCAAAACCAACATCCATGAACACTGTCAGTCCTATGTGGAAATGCAGAGATGCTTCGGCAAGATC CCGCCTGGTTTCCATCGGGCCTATAGTTCCCCACTCTACAGCAACCAGCAGTACGCTTGTGTCAAAGATCTCT CTGCTACCAATCGCAATGATCCTGTGTTTGAAACCCTGCGCACTGGGGTGATCATGGCAAACAAGGAACGGAAGAAGGGACAGgcagataagaaaaat GAAACCCTGAAGGGGATAAGAAGGCTGAGAAGAAGACACCTGATGACAAG gcCAGGAGAGAAGATCACAGTCCTTGATGACTCCAATGAAGAATGGTGGCGG GGGAAAATTGGGGAGAAGGTCGGATTTTTCCCTCCAAACTTCATCATTCGGGTCCGGGCTGGAGAACGTGTGCACCGCGTGACGAGATCCTTCGTGGGGAACCGCGAGATAGGGCAGATCACTCTCAAGAAGGACCAG ATCGTGGTGCAGAAAGGAGACGAAGCGGGCGGCTACGTCAAGGTCTACACCGGCCGCAAGGTGGGGCTGTTTCCCACCGACTTTCTAGAGGAGATTTAG
- the STAC3 gene encoding SH3 and cysteine-rich domain-containing protein 3 isoform X1, with translation MTEKEVLESPKPSFPAETRQSGLQRLKQLLRKGSTGTKEMELPPEPQANGEAVGAGGGPIYYIYEEEEEEEEEEEEPPPEPPKLVNDKPHKFKDHFFKKPKFCDVCARMIVLNNKFGLRCKNCKTNIHEHCQSYVEMQRCFGKIPPGFHRAYSSPLYSNQQYACVKDLSATNRNDPVFETLRTGVIMANKERKKGQADKKNPLAAMMEEEPESARPEEGKPQNGNPEGDKKAEKKTPDDKHKQPGFQQSHYFVALYRFKALEKDDLDFPPGEKITVLDDSNEEWWRGKIGEKVGFFPPNFIIRVRAGERVHRVTRSFVGNREIGQITLKKDQIVVQKGDEAGGYVKVYTGRKVGLFPTDFLEEI, from the exons ATGACAGAAAAGGAGGTGCTGGAGTCCCCTAAGCCCTCCTTCCCAGCAGAGACTCGGCAAAGTGGG CTACAGCGGCTAAAGCAGTTACTCAGGAAGGGTTCTACAGGGACAAAGGAGATGGAACTTCCCCCAGAGCCCCAGGCCAATGGGGAGGCAGTGGGAGCTGGGGGTGGGCCCATCTACTACATctatgaggaagaggaagaggaagaagaggaggaggaggagccaccCCCAGAACCTCCTAAGCTGGTCAACGATAAGCCCCACAAATTCAAAGATCACTTCTTCAAGAAGCCAAAGTTCTGTGATGTCTGTGCCCGGATGATTGTTC TCAACAACAAGTTTGGGCTTCGCTGTAAGAACTGCAAAACCAACATCCATGAACACTGTCAGTCCTATGTGGAAATGCAGAGATGCTTCGGCAAGATC CCGCCTGGTTTCCATCGGGCCTATAGTTCCCCACTCTACAGCAACCAGCAGTACGCTTGTGTCAAAGATCTCT CTGCTACCAATCGCAATGATCCTGTGTTTGAAACCCTGCGCACTGGGGTGATCATGGCAAACAAGGAACGGAAGAAGGGACAGgcagataagaaaaat CCTCTAGCAGCCATGATGGAGGAGGAGCCAGAGTCGGCCAGACCAGAGGAAGGCAAACCCCAGAATG GAAACCCTGAAGGGGATAAGAAGGCTGAGAAGAAGACACCTGATGACAAG CACAAGCAGCCTGGCTTCCAGCAGTCTCATTACTTTGTGGCTCTCTATCGGTTCAAAGCCCTGGAGAAGGACGATCTGGATTTCCC gcCAGGAGAGAAGATCACAGTCCTTGATGACTCCAATGAAGAATGGTGGCGG GGGAAAATTGGGGAGAAGGTCGGATTTTTCCCTCCAAACTTCATCATTCGGGTCCGGGCTGGAGAACGTGTGCACCGCGTGACGAGATCCTTCGTGGGGAACCGCGAGATAGGGCAGATCACTCTCAAGAAGGACCAG ATCGTGGTGCAGAAAGGAGACGAAGCGGGCGGCTACGTCAAGGTCTACACCGGCCGCAAGGTGGGGCTGTTTCCCACCGACTTTCTAGAGGAGATTTAG